Proteins co-encoded in one Afipia sp. P52-10 genomic window:
- a CDS encoding sodium:proton antiporter: MEIFEWIIILLLGAALLAALARRLGAPYPTFLALGGILIAFVPNSPQWTLDPHLALTLFVAPILVDAAYDTSLRDLRDNWGPVTGLVLAAVGTTTLAVTLTARALVPDMPWAVAIALGAIVSPPDAAAATTVMRQVKLPHRLLKILEGESLLNDASALLIYRLAIMAAVGGSLSFTSFAPVLLLTVVGSLAAGVILALVTQPLMGRIRDVPTALILQFALTFGIWIAAERANLSGILTIVAYAMMVARRGSMRMPARMRVPVFAVWETAVFILNAFAFVLIGMQLRPIWVRLETAGTSFSYVMTALTVLAVTIVARFVWVMSYNKISRMRIERYGFHPPRPMTRPTVGSGIVISWAGMRGIVTLAAAFAIPETLRDGSPFPYRDLILLTAFTVVFGTLVVQGLTLRPLIRKIGLTDDDPVGRELRNARVHVYRAAIDSIKHDDTLHGHILRKEYDAAITLNESGEQNGTTAELPGGPLRRQAIAAARQRAFKLRSDDVIGDDAYNLLVEELDWAELNAGAAREG, translated from the coding sequence ATGGAAATCTTCGAGTGGATCATCATCCTGCTGCTCGGCGCCGCCCTTCTCGCGGCGCTGGCCCGGCGGTTGGGAGCGCCCTACCCGACCTTTCTTGCGTTGGGCGGCATTCTGATCGCCTTCGTGCCAAACAGCCCGCAATGGACGCTCGATCCGCATCTTGCGCTGACGCTCTTCGTCGCGCCGATCCTGGTCGATGCTGCCTACGATACATCGTTGCGGGATCTGCGTGACAACTGGGGACCGGTAACCGGGCTCGTCCTTGCCGCCGTCGGCACCACCACGCTGGCCGTCACGTTGACCGCACGCGCACTGGTGCCGGACATGCCATGGGCGGTGGCAATCGCGCTCGGCGCGATCGTATCCCCGCCGGATGCAGCGGCAGCAACCACAGTAATGCGGCAGGTGAAGCTACCGCACCGGCTCTTGAAAATTCTTGAGGGCGAAAGCCTGCTCAACGACGCCAGCGCGCTGTTGATCTACCGGCTCGCGATCATGGCGGCGGTCGGTGGCAGTCTTTCATTCACGAGCTTCGCTCCGGTGCTGTTGCTGACGGTCGTCGGCAGCCTCGCGGCAGGCGTCATCCTCGCGCTGGTGACGCAACCTCTGATGGGTCGGATTCGCGACGTTCCAACTGCGCTGATCCTGCAGTTCGCCCTCACGTTTGGCATCTGGATCGCCGCCGAGCGCGCGAACCTCTCCGGCATTCTCACGATCGTCGCGTACGCGATGATGGTGGCGCGGCGCGGCAGCATGCGGATGCCGGCGCGGATGCGCGTTCCGGTGTTCGCCGTGTGGGAAACGGCGGTGTTCATTCTCAATGCCTTCGCCTTCGTGCTGATCGGCATGCAGCTCAGACCAATCTGGGTGCGCCTCGAGACAGCGGGAACCAGTTTCAGCTATGTGATGACTGCGCTCACGGTGCTGGCCGTGACGATCGTTGCGCGCTTCGTCTGGGTGATGAGTTACAACAAGATCTCCCGCATGCGGATCGAGCGTTATGGCTTTCACCCGCCGCGGCCAATGACGCGGCCGACCGTCGGCAGCGGCATCGTCATCTCCTGGGCTGGCATGCGTGGGATCGTCACGCTCGCCGCCGCCTTCGCGATCCCCGAGACGTTGCGCGACGGCTCGCCCTTTCCCTATCGCGATCTCATCCTGCTGACGGCGTTTACTGTCGTGTTCGGCACGCTGGTCGTTCAAGGCCTCACGCTGAGGCCGCTGATCCGCAAGATCGGCCTGACCGACGATGATCCGGTCGGACGCGAACTCAGAAATGCCCGCGTCCACGTTTATCGCGCGGCGATCGACTCCATCAAGCACGACGATACGCTGCACGGGCACATCCTGCGCAAGGAGTATGACGCCGCCATCACCCTGAACGAAAGCGGCGAACAGAACGGCACCACCGCGGAACTGCCGGGCGGCCCCTTACGGCGGCAGGCAATCGCGGCGGCACGCCAGCGCGCCTTCAAACTCCGCAGTGACGATGTGATCGGCGACGACGCCTACAATCTGCTGGTCGAAGAACTCGATTGGGCAGAACTCAATGCCGGCGCGGCGCGCGAAGGATAG
- the trhA gene encoding PAQR family membrane homeostasis protein TrhA, with protein sequence MTIFQLKELASRTLHGAPPGVRWNYDRTEILADGVVHAIGVGLGLIAAVVLVAVACYFAGPADIVAVSIYAVGLIAMLGFSATYNLFPISRWKWILRRFDHSAIYILIAATYTPFLAQMPVSTISVALMVGVWSVAVIGVVLKLFFPGRFDRLSIGLYLAMGWSGVVAYDAIVQTLPNLTLWLLAAGGLLYTAGVIFHVWERLRFQNAIWHGFVLLAASCHYAAVLDLVLV encoded by the coding sequence ATGACGATCTTCCAGTTGAAAGAGCTCGCTTCGCGAACCCTGCACGGTGCGCCGCCCGGGGTTCGTTGGAATTACGACCGAACAGAGATCCTTGCGGACGGGGTGGTCCACGCGATCGGTGTCGGACTAGGCCTCATCGCTGCGGTCGTCCTCGTCGCAGTCGCCTGCTATTTCGCCGGGCCGGCCGACATCGTCGCAGTCTCGATCTATGCCGTTGGCCTGATCGCCATGCTCGGCTTTTCGGCGACCTACAATCTGTTTCCGATCTCGCGCTGGAAATGGATTCTGCGTCGCTTCGATCACTCGGCGATCTACATCCTGATCGCCGCAACCTATACGCCGTTTCTGGCGCAGATGCCGGTCAGCACCATTTCGGTCGCGCTGATGGTCGGCGTCTGGTCGGTGGCTGTCATCGGCGTGGTACTGAAGCTGTTCTTTCCGGGTCGGTTCGACCGGCTGTCGATCGGCCTCTATCTGGCGATGGGTTGGAGCGGCGTGGTGGCCTATGATGCCATTGTTCAGACCTTGCCGAACTTGACGCTCTGGCTGCTCGCGGCGGGTGGTCTGCTCTATACGGCCGGCGTGATCTTTCATGTCTGGGAGCGGCTGCGCTTCCAGAATGCGATCTGGCATGGTTTCGTGCTGCTCGCGGCTTCCTGTCACTATGCGGCGGTGCTCGATCTGGTGCTCGTCTAG
- a CDS encoding MFS transporter encodes MNRPQTVITYINVAHFIDHYAMLIFAAAVILMGPAFNLGYAEMLPYATPGFIAFGAGSLATGWLGDRWSRRHMMVIFFIGIGLSMVSVGFVQTPLQLGVALFAVGLFASIYHPVGTAMIVSYAEQLGREVGINGVWGNLGVALSALVTGILAQYLGWRWAFVLPGVLTVAIGIAFMRAVHHEVRTGHKTEQPTARVAKNDMWRVFASLLIAVVASSTTFNAVTVALPKLFAERLTELTTSPALLGVMTAGVYMFGALTQFNVGKMLDKHSLKHIFLVLALLPAPLLYGAAVLDNVPLLLASIGLVMGMFGIVTVNDAMVGKYTADEWRARAYAVRYFIGFTAAAAAVGMIAWLHELGGFALTLKVFAALCVLIVVSALMFPADRRAASLAAQPAE; translated from the coding sequence ATGAACCGGCCACAGACCGTTATCACCTACATCAACGTCGCCCATTTCATCGATCACTACGCGATGCTGATCTTCGCTGCCGCCGTCATTTTGATGGGGCCGGCCTTCAACCTCGGCTATGCCGAGATGCTGCCCTACGCGACACCAGGCTTCATCGCCTTCGGCGCGGGCTCGCTCGCGACCGGCTGGCTCGGCGATCGCTGGAGCCGCCGCCACATGATGGTGATCTTCTTCATCGGCATCGGGCTCAGCATGGTCAGCGTCGGCTTCGTGCAGACGCCGCTGCAACTCGGCGTCGCGCTGTTCGCGGTCGGCCTGTTCGCCTCGATCTATCATCCGGTCGGCACGGCGATGATCGTCTCCTATGCCGAGCAACTTGGCCGCGAGGTCGGCATCAACGGGGTGTGGGGCAACCTCGGCGTGGCTCTGTCGGCGCTGGTGACAGGCATCCTCGCGCAATATCTCGGTTGGCGCTGGGCTTTCGTCTTGCCGGGTGTGCTGACGGTTGCGATCGGCATCGCCTTCATGCGTGCGGTCCATCACGAGGTGCGGACCGGGCACAAGACCGAGCAGCCGACTGCTCGCGTCGCCAAGAACGATATGTGGCGCGTGTTTGCTTCACTCCTGATCGCAGTGGTTGCGTCCTCGACCACCTTCAATGCGGTGACGGTAGCATTGCCGAAGCTGTTCGCCGAGCGGCTGACGGAGCTGACCACGAGCCCTGCGCTTCTGGGCGTGATGACCGCGGGCGTCTATATGTTCGGTGCGCTGACGCAGTTCAATGTCGGCAAGATGTTGGACAAGCATTCGCTCAAGCACATCTTCCTCGTGCTTGCGCTGCTGCCGGCGCCGCTGCTGTACGGTGCTGCGGTGCTCGACAACGTGCCGCTGCTGTTGGCTTCGATCGGCCTGGTGATGGGTATGTTCGGCATCGTCACCGTGAATGACGCGATGGTCGGCAAATATACGGCCGACGAGTGGCGAGCTCGCGCTTACGCGGTGCGCTACTTCATCGGCTTCACCGCCGCCGCCGCCGCCGTCGGCATGATCGCGTGGCTGCACGAACTGGGCGGGTTTGCGCTGACGCTGAAGGTGTTCGCCGCGCTGTGCGTGCTGATCGTCGTCTCGGCGTTGATGTTCCCGGCTGACCGGCGGGCAGCATCGCTGGCGGCGCAACCTGCCGAGTGA
- a CDS encoding helix-turn-helix domain-containing protein encodes MSIEKAPARLSPDPAPFKHGVETLARAYTGGTRLDLHMHREAQLVFAAKGVMQVQTPRGVWLVPPERAVWVPPLLEHAIDVLSDIEMRTLYFQPDWLQEQTAEASLTDEFVVRVGSLMREAILAMFEPHGSLARKLTLARLIIMDLRDAGDASTFMPMPLDPKARQVANLILSDPAGTHDLPTLAATVGISGRTLTRLFPEQTKLTLKSWKQRARIIAAIEQLGQPGISIKQIAAKLGFSSTAAFSHAFRDVTGETPTAFLSRKTQDV; translated from the coding sequence ATGAGCATCGAAAAGGCGCCAGCCCGACTTTCGCCTGATCCAGCCCCGTTCAAGCATGGGGTCGAAACGCTTGCGCGCGCCTATACCGGAGGCACGCGGCTTGATCTGCATATGCATCGCGAAGCCCAACTGGTGTTCGCCGCCAAGGGCGTGATGCAGGTGCAGACACCGCGCGGCGTCTGGCTGGTGCCGCCGGAACGCGCCGTGTGGGTGCCGCCGCTGCTCGAGCACGCGATCGACGTGCTGTCCGATATCGAGATGCGGACGCTTTATTTTCAGCCGGACTGGCTCCAGGAGCAGACCGCCGAGGCGAGCCTCACCGACGAGTTCGTCGTACGCGTCGGCAGCCTGATGCGCGAAGCGATCCTGGCGATGTTCGAACCGCACGGCTCGCTTGCGCGCAAATTGACGCTGGCGCGGCTCATCATCATGGACCTGCGCGACGCCGGCGATGCCTCGACCTTCATGCCGATGCCGCTCGATCCGAAAGCGCGGCAGGTGGCGAACCTGATCCTGAGCGATCCGGCTGGCACGCACGATCTGCCGACGCTGGCGGCAACGGTCGGCATTTCGGGACGGACGCTGACGCGGCTGTTTCCGGAGCAGACCAAGCTGACGCTGAAATCCTGGAAGCAGCGCGCCCGCATCATCGCCGCGATCGAGCAACTCGGCCAACCGGGCATCTCGATCAAGCAGATCGCCGCAAAGCTCGGCTTCTCCTCGACCGCCGCCTTCAGCCATGCCTTCCGCGACGTGACCGGCGAGACACCGACCGCATTCCTGTCGCGGAAGACGCAGGACGTCTGA
- a CDS encoding LLM class flavin-dependent oxidoreductase encodes MSKRQLKLGAFMRPISIHTGAWRYPGAYPDANFNFSHIKRFIQKLEYGKFDAFFMADHLAVLNMPVNALKRSHTVTSFEPFTLLSALAGATERIGLIATASTTFDEPYHIARRFASLDHISGGRAGWNIVTTSNPDAALNFGLDDHMSHDERYVRAREFYDVVTGLWDSFADDAFVRDVESGLYVDPERIHVLNHKGKYLSVRGPLNIARPVQGWPVIVQAGASEPGKQLAAETAEMVFAAGGNLQTAKAFYADVKGRLDKLGRDRDHLKILPGAFVVVGESEDEAKEKLALLDSRVHYDSGIASLSIALGHDASGFDPDAPLPEIAETNASKSAQQRVLEVARRDNLTVRQLAQRLGGYSGLKFVGTAKTIAEQMEQWLVEEGSDGFNVMFPFLPAGLDDFVDKVVPELQRRGIFRKEYEGPTLRDNLGLPRPENRFFPKQQAAAE; translated from the coding sequence ATGAGCAAACGTCAATTGAAACTTGGCGCCTTTATGCGCCCGATCAGCATCCACACCGGGGCCTGGCGTTATCCAGGAGCCTATCCCGATGCCAATTTCAACTTTTCGCATATCAAACGTTTCATTCAGAAGCTGGAATATGGAAAATTCGACGCCTTCTTCATGGCCGATCACCTGGCCGTGTTGAATATGCCGGTCAATGCGTTGAAGCGCAGCCATACGGTCACGTCGTTCGAACCCTTCACCTTGCTGTCGGCTTTGGCAGGGGCGACCGAGCGGATCGGCCTTATTGCAACGGCATCAACGACGTTTGATGAGCCCTATCACATCGCTCGCCGCTTCGCCTCGCTCGACCATATCAGCGGCGGCCGCGCCGGCTGGAACATCGTTACCACCTCCAACCCGGATGCCGCGCTGAACTTTGGCCTCGACGATCACATGAGCCACGACGAACGCTATGTGCGCGCGCGCGAGTTCTACGACGTGGTGACGGGGCTGTGGGACTCGTTCGCTGATGATGCATTCGTGCGGGACGTGGAGTCCGGACTCTACGTCGATCCTGAGCGCATCCATGTGCTCAATCACAAGGGCAAATACCTGTCGGTGCGCGGGCCGTTGAACATTGCGCGCCCCGTGCAGGGCTGGCCGGTGATCGTGCAGGCCGGCGCTTCCGAGCCGGGCAAGCAGCTCGCGGCGGAAACGGCCGAGATGGTATTCGCGGCGGGCGGCAACCTCCAGACAGCCAAGGCGTTTTATGCGGACGTGAAGGGCCGCCTCGACAAGCTGGGGCGCGACCGCGATCACCTGAAGATCCTGCCCGGCGCATTCGTCGTGGTCGGCGAGAGCGAAGACGAGGCGAAGGAGAAACTCGCGCTGCTCGATAGCCGCGTACATTACGACAGCGGTATCGCCTCATTGTCCATCGCGCTCGGGCACGACGCCTCCGGCTTCGATCCCGACGCGCCGTTGCCAGAGATTGCAGAGACCAATGCGAGCAAGAGCGCTCAGCAGCGTGTGCTGGAGGTTGCGCGTCGCGACAACCTGACGGTGCGCCAGCTTGCCCAGCGGCTCGGCGGCTATTCGGGGTTGAAGTTCGTGGGTACAGCAAAGACGATCGCTGAGCAGATGGAGCAATGGCTGGTGGAAGAGGGTTCTGACGGCTTCAACGTCATGTTCCCGTTCCTGCCTGCCGGTCTGGACGATTTCGTCGACAAGGTGGTGCCGGAGCTGCAGCGGCGCGGCATCTTCCGCAAAGAATACGAAGGACCGACATTGCGCGACAATCTCGGTCTGCCGCGGCCGGAAAACCGATTCTTCCCGAAGCAGCAGGCGGCCGCCGAATAA
- a CDS encoding aldehyde dehydrogenase family protein, whose amino-acid sequence MVNRLQFYIDGAWVDPVVKKTIPVVNPATEETLYEIAAGSKADVDKAVAAARKAFETFSVTSREERIALLTKIIEVYKAKMKDIASSITDEMGAPLPLSERAQAGAGLGHLMSTLDVLKSYEFEETIGSAVVVREPVGVVGMITPWNWPMNQVACKVAPAIAAGCTMILKPSEFTPTSALLFAEVMHEAGVPKGVFNLVNGLGPDVGVAMSEHPGIDMISFTGSTRAGIDVAKRAANTVKRVSQELGGKSPNVILEDADFNKAVAGGVAHVFNNSGQSCNAPTRMIVPASKMKEVAAIAKAVAEKTKAGDPRAEGTTIGPVVNRTQWDKIQALIKKGIDEGATLVAGGPGLPEGVNKGFYVRPTVFADVTNDMTIAREEIFGPVITILGAKDEAEAVQIANDTPYGLAGYVSAGTVESAKRVGRQIRAGNVNLNGVPNERAAPFGGYKQSGNGREWGKFGLEEYLEAKAIAGFNAA is encoded by the coding sequence ATGGTCAACAGATTGCAATTCTACATTGACGGCGCGTGGGTCGATCCCGTCGTCAAGAAAACAATTCCCGTCGTCAATCCGGCGACCGAGGAAACCCTGTACGAGATCGCGGCCGGCTCGAAGGCGGACGTGGACAAGGCGGTCGCCGCCGCCCGCAAGGCTTTCGAGACCTTCTCCGTCACCAGCCGCGAGGAGCGCATCGCGCTGCTCACCAAGATCATCGAAGTCTACAAGGCCAAGATGAAAGACATCGCCTCGTCGATTACCGACGAGATGGGTGCGCCGCTGCCGCTGTCCGAACGCGCTCAGGCCGGCGCCGGCCTCGGTCACCTGATGTCGACGCTCGACGTGCTGAAGAGCTACGAGTTCGAGGAGACGATCGGCTCGGCGGTGGTCGTGCGCGAACCGGTTGGCGTCGTCGGCATGATCACGCCCTGGAACTGGCCGATGAACCAGGTCGCCTGTAAGGTCGCGCCCGCGATCGCCGCCGGCTGCACCATGATCCTGAAGCCGTCCGAATTCACGCCGACCTCCGCGCTGCTGTTCGCGGAAGTGATGCATGAAGCCGGCGTGCCGAAGGGCGTGTTCAACCTGGTCAACGGCCTCGGCCCCGATGTCGGCGTCGCCATGAGCGAGCACCCGGGCATCGACATGATCTCGTTCACGGGCTCGACCCGCGCCGGTATCGATGTCGCCAAGCGTGCGGCCAACACGGTCAAGCGCGTCAGCCAGGAGCTCGGCGGCAAGTCGCCGAACGTCATCCTGGAGGATGCGGACTTCAACAAGGCCGTCGCCGGTGGCGTGGCCCATGTGTTCAACAACTCGGGCCAGTCCTGCAACGCGCCGACCCGGATGATCGTGCCGGCCTCGAAGATGAAAGAAGTGGCGGCCATCGCCAAGGCGGTCGCCGAGAAGACCAAGGCTGGCGATCCGCGCGCTGAAGGCACCACCATCGGCCCGGTCGTCAACCGCACCCAGTGGGACAAGATCCAGGCGCTGATCAAGAAGGGCATCGACGAAGGCGCGACGCTGGTCGCCGGTGGCCCGGGTCTTCCTGAGGGCGTGAACAAGGGCTTCTACGTGCGTCCGACCGTGTTCGCCGACGTGACCAACGACATGACCATCGCCCGCGAAGAAATCTTCGGCCCGGTGATCACGATCCTTGGCGCCAAGGACGAAGCGGAGGCGGTGCAGATCGCCAACGACACGCCATACGGTCTCGCGGGTTACGTCTCGGCCGGTACCGTGGAGAGCGCCAAGCGCGTCGGTCGTCAGATCCGCGCGGGCAACGTCAACCTCAACGGCGTTCCGAACGAGCGCGCCGCCCCCTTCGGCGGCTACAAGCAGTCCGGCAACGGCCGCGAATGGGGTAAATTCGGCCTCGAGGAGTATCTCGAGGCCAAGGCGATCGCAGGTTTCAACGCCGCGTAA
- a CDS encoding 4-(cytidine 5'-diphospho)-2-C-methyl-D-erythritol kinase produces the protein MSELKDRARAKVNLTLHVLGRRADGYHDLESLVAFADCADGLTLQPGSAFALQVTGPRADACGDLTDNLVAKAARALTERVPQARSGTFLLDKHLPAAAGIGGGSADAAAALRLLARANALAAGDPRLVAAAQAVGADVPVCLLSSGCMMRGAGERVTPMRLPRFPCVLVNPGVPVPTKDVFTAIGLKAGESYTPPGKPADVAWPVASATADTWLAAIGAGRNDLEPVAVKIQPVIADVLSLLRQSNGCTLARMSGSGATCFGLFADDASAAAAVAALRTKHPHWWVEASALS, from the coding sequence ATGTCAGAGCTGAAGGATCGCGCGCGCGCCAAGGTCAACTTGACGCTGCATGTGCTTGGACGGCGTGCCGACGGCTACCATGATCTTGAAAGTTTGGTGGCGTTTGCCGACTGCGCGGATGGGCTGACGCTGCAGCCGGGATCGGCCTTCGCGCTGCAGGTGACTGGCCCGCGCGCCGACGCCTGCGGTGATCTGACGGACAATCTGGTCGCCAAGGCGGCCCGGGCGCTCACCGAGCGGGTGCCGCAGGCGAGGTCGGGTACTTTCCTGCTCGACAAGCATCTGCCCGCGGCCGCGGGCATTGGTGGCGGTTCGGCGGATGCGGCGGCGGCGCTGCGGCTGCTCGCACGGGCCAATGCGCTCGCTGCGGGCGATCCGCGCCTGGTCGCGGCGGCGCAGGCGGTGGGGGCCGATGTACCGGTGTGCCTCCTGTCGTCCGGCTGCATGATGCGCGGCGCGGGCGAGCGGGTGACGCCGATGCGGTTGCCGCGTTTTCCGTGTGTGCTGGTCAATCCGGGTGTGCCGGTGCCGACCAAGGATGTGTTCACGGCGATCGGCCTGAAGGCCGGTGAGAGCTACACCCCGCCAGGCAAGCCTGCGGATGTGGCGTGGCCTGTGGCGTCGGCGACTGCGGATACCTGGCTTGCTGCGATTGGCGCGGGCCGTAACGATCTCGAGCCGGTTGCGGTGAAGATCCAGCCGGTGATCGCGGATGTGCTGTCGCTGTTGCGACAATCGAACGGCTGCACGCTGGCGCGCATGTCAGGCTCGGGCGCCACCTGCTTCGGACTGTTTGCAGATGATGCGTCCGCAGCCGCAGCCGTTGCGGCGCTGCGGACGAAGCACCCGCATTGGTGGGTCGAGGCCAGCGCGCTGAGTTGA
- a CDS encoding tetratricopeptide repeat protein codes for MSSSPRRAAVLASLAALVLPAQAFAQHPKAAPKTETIRSGAVEFAPIDRNEKPTTAGSYLAARHASVERDAGAAASYYRSALRSDPKNTELLDRAFISTLANGDIDEAVKLAERVLQTDKANRVARLVVGVRALKQKQYTLAQQNINQSVRGPITDLVAALLSGWAATGAGDVRGAAASVDRLAGPEWYPIFKDLHVGLMYDVANRPKEAGVRLERAYKLDDSALRVVDAYGRWLSRNKSGAAASEVYEAFDKKLSRHPLVLDGIADGKAGKKMPPMVDSPQAGAAEVLYGIGASLTRRGAEDLALVYLQLALYLAPSHSLALLSLGDLYETLKRPQLAIGAYERVPANSLLKRNAQIQLATNLDAVERSDEAIKILKGLTDENPKDIEAIMALGNIERGKKKFAECANTYSLGIDAMPEASDQNWVFYYFRGICYERSKQWPKSEADLKKALELKPEQPHVLNYLGYSWIDQGINLDEGMKMIRRAVDQRPDDGYIVDSLGWAYYRIGNYEEATKHLERAIDLKPEDPTINDHLGDAYWRVGRKLEARFQWAHARDLKPEPEELPKIEAKLRDGLPDDKEPTAAANEVKKDDRGG; via the coding sequence ATGTCATCTTCCCCCCGCCGCGCTGCTGTCCTCGCCTCATTGGCCGCGCTGGTCCTCCCGGCCCAGGCGTTCGCCCAGCATCCGAAGGCTGCTCCCAAGACGGAAACCATCCGCTCCGGCGCCGTCGAATTCGCACCGATCGACCGCAACGAGAAGCCGACCACCGCCGGCAGCTACCTGGCCGCCCGGCATGCGAGCGTCGAGCGCGATGCAGGGGCTGCGGCGTCCTATTATCGGTCGGCGTTGCGCAGCGACCCGAAGAATACCGAGCTGCTCGACCGCGCCTTCATCTCCACGCTCGCCAATGGCGATATCGACGAGGCGGTGAAGCTTGCCGAACGCGTGCTGCAGACCGACAAGGCCAACCGCGTGGCGCGGCTGGTGGTCGGGGTGCGGGCTTTGAAGCAGAAGCAGTACACGCTCGCCCAGCAGAACATCAATCAATCGGTGCGCGGTCCGATCACGGATCTGGTCGCGGCGCTGCTGTCGGGCTGGGCCGCGACCGGTGCGGGCGACGTGCGGGGCGCCGCCGCCAGCGTCGACCGGCTTGCGGGGCCGGAATGGTATCCGATCTTCAAGGACCTGCATGTCGGGCTGATGTACGACGTGGCCAACCGCCCCAAGGAGGCCGGTGTCCGGCTCGAGCGCGCCTACAAGCTCGACGACTCCGCGCTGCGGGTGGTGGATGCCTACGGGCGCTGGCTGTCGCGCAACAAGTCCGGCGCGGCTGCCTCCGAGGTCTATGAGGCCTTCGACAAGAAGCTGTCGCGCCATCCGCTGGTGCTGGACGGCATTGCCGACGGCAAGGCTGGAAAGAAGATGCCGCCGATGGTCGATTCGCCGCAGGCCGGTGCCGCGGAGGTGCTGTACGGCATCGGCGCCTCGCTGACCCGCCGTGGTGCCGAGGACCTGGCGCTGGTCTACCTCCAACTCGCGTTGTACCTCGCGCCCAGCCACTCGCTTGCGCTGCTGTCGCTTGGTGATCTGTACGAAACCTTGAAGCGTCCGCAACTTGCGATCGGTGCTTATGAGCGGGTGCCGGCGAACTCGCTGTTGAAGCGCAATGCGCAGATTCAGCTCGCGACCAATCTCGACGCGGTCGAGCGGTCTGACGAGGCGATCAAGATCCTGAAAGGTCTGACGGACGAAAATCCCAAGGATATCGAGGCGATCATGGCGCTCGGCAATATCGAGCGCGGCAAGAAGAAGTTCGCCGAATGCGCCAACACCTATTCGCTCGGCATCGATGCTATGCCCGAAGCGAGTGACCAGAACTGGGTGTTCTATTATTTCCGCGGCATTTGCTACGAGCGCTCCAAGCAGTGGCCGAAGTCGGAGGCGGATCTGAAGAAGGCGCTCGAATTGAAGCCGGAGCAGCCGCATGTGCTGAATTATCTCGGCTACTCGTGGATCGATCAGGGCATCAACCTCGATGAGGGCATGAAGATGATCCGCCGCGCGGTCGATCAGCGCCCCGATGACGGCTACATCGTCGACTCGCTTGGCTGGGCCTATTACCGGATCGGCAACTACGAGGAAGCCACCAAACATCTGGAGCGAGCGATCGACCTCAAGCCCGAGGACCCGACCATCAACGATCACTTGGGCGATGCCTACTGGCGCGTCGGCCGCAAGCTCGAGGCCCGCTTCCAGTGGGCGCATGCGCGGGACTTGAAGCCGGAGCCGGAAGAGCTGCCGAAGATCGAGGCGAAGCTGCGCGACGGCCTGCCGGACGACAAGGAGCCGACCGCTGCCGCCAATGAGGTCAAGAAGGACGATCGCGGCGGCTGA